A genomic region of Alicyclobacillus sp. SO9 contains the following coding sequences:
- a CDS encoding FadR/GntR family transcriptional regulator: protein MNDTPIQTTKTYEAIIQRLLEGIRSGTFPAGRKLPSVRQLSVDWQVGQAAVREALSALKAMNLITSRQGEGTFVNPHTSEQIAQSLKFNDLMTPAEVQSLLELRLILEAGAVRLAALRRTQAELDGLSLTVQRMKADLELSQLGEQTDFEFHYKLTEASKNPYLRALMESVREKMQSAQLSSRLALYRIEGEPQQLLAQHQEILQAVENQDPNSAETAMLQHLRHVEARLNQLDKA, encoded by the coding sequence ATGAACGACACGCCGATTCAGACGACAAAGACCTACGAAGCGATTATCCAGCGGTTGTTGGAGGGGATTCGTTCTGGAACTTTTCCAGCGGGAAGGAAGCTGCCTTCTGTCCGCCAACTCAGCGTGGACTGGCAAGTGGGTCAGGCAGCAGTACGGGAAGCCTTGAGTGCATTAAAGGCGATGAATCTCATCACAAGCCGACAGGGCGAAGGGACTTTTGTCAATCCTCATACGTCTGAGCAGATTGCACAGTCTCTCAAGTTTAATGATTTAATGACGCCGGCAGAAGTACAGTCATTGCTCGAATTAAGACTGATTTTGGAGGCTGGGGCTGTGCGGCTGGCTGCTTTGCGAAGGACACAGGCTGAGCTGGACGGTCTGTCTCTCACTGTGCAAAGAATGAAAGCAGATTTGGAACTGTCCCAGCTTGGTGAACAAACGGATTTTGAATTCCACTACAAATTGACAGAAGCAAGCAAAAACCCGTACCTCAGAGCATTAATGGAGTCTGTCAGAGAGAAAATGCAATCGGCGCAGTTATCTAGCAGGTTGGCTCTCTACCGCATAGAAGGTGAACCGCAGCAACTGTTGGCCCAACATCAGGAGATTCTTCAGGCAGTTGAAAACCAGGACCCGAACAGTGCTGAAACAGCAATGTTGCAGCACTTGCGTCATGTGGAAGCAAGGCTGAACCAGCTTGATAAGGCGTAG
- a CDS encoding FAD-linked oxidase C-terminal domain-containing protein gives MNDTELIHELSKIIDENQIISSSKKLAVYDCDGYVAQKSRARLAVYPESTEEVAGIVRLLHKHEIPFLPRGAGTGLSGGAIPMNREVIVNLVRMNKLLSVDFDNMRAVVQPGHVNIMLTKKIGRDGWYYAPDPSSQTACTIGGNLAENAGGAHCLKYGVTTNHVVAATVVLPDGEVVKMGSEFGEPIGYDLMGLLVGAEGTLGIATEIVVKILKKPEAVKTIMAMFNRVEEASNTVSDVISAGVIPAAMEMMDQLAMQAVDKSNYHVGYPNDIEAVLLIEVDGMAAGLDASARQIVEICEKNSVRTVKVAQSDTERSLWWSSRKMAFGAMGRISPDYVVQDGVIPRSKLTQVLRQIKGLSEETGLRIANVFHAGDGNLHPLICYDSRVPGETELALETGSKILKICVDAGGTISGEHGIGIEKIEDMNYLYTKHDLDAQISVRSVFNPRDLCNSGKLIPHPSKCAEVRQAQQVIKENGHIFDTLPDQTTFSS, from the coding sequence TTGAACGATACTGAATTAATCCATGAGCTTTCTAAAATTATCGACGAAAACCAGATAATAAGTTCAAGTAAGAAACTGGCGGTATATGACTGTGACGGATATGTTGCGCAGAAGAGTCGTGCGCGCTTGGCTGTCTATCCGGAGTCTACAGAGGAAGTCGCAGGGATTGTCAGGCTTTTGCACAAACATGAGATTCCGTTCCTGCCGCGAGGGGCAGGAACGGGCCTGAGCGGCGGTGCAATTCCTATGAACCGCGAAGTTATTGTTAATTTGGTCCGGATGAACAAGCTCTTGTCCGTAGATTTTGATAACATGCGGGCAGTGGTCCAGCCAGGACACGTGAATATTATGCTGACGAAGAAGATTGGCCGCGACGGCTGGTATTATGCACCGGACCCGTCTTCTCAAACTGCCTGTACAATCGGCGGCAATTTAGCTGAAAACGCCGGAGGTGCGCACTGTCTCAAATACGGTGTGACGACAAATCACGTTGTGGCCGCAACGGTGGTCTTGCCCGATGGTGAGGTCGTAAAGATGGGTTCGGAATTTGGCGAACCCATTGGCTATGACCTGATGGGACTGCTAGTAGGAGCTGAAGGAACGCTGGGTATCGCGACAGAGATTGTCGTGAAAATTTTAAAGAAACCTGAAGCTGTAAAAACCATCATGGCGATGTTCAACCGTGTGGAAGAGGCTTCAAACACCGTATCGGATGTGATTTCGGCAGGCGTGATTCCGGCTGCAATGGAGATGATGGATCAGTTGGCCATGCAGGCCGTTGACAAGAGTAACTACCATGTGGGTTATCCGAACGACATTGAAGCAGTGCTTCTCATCGAGGTGGACGGCATGGCGGCGGGTCTGGATGCAAGTGCACGGCAGATTGTCGAGATTTGCGAGAAAAACAGTGTACGCACAGTGAAGGTGGCACAATCAGATACGGAGCGCTCACTGTGGTGGAGCAGCAGAAAAATGGCCTTTGGTGCCATGGGTCGAATTTCTCCGGATTACGTGGTTCAGGATGGAGTCATTCCGAGGAGCAAACTGACACAAGTGTTACGTCAAATCAAGGGCCTGAGTGAGGAGACCGGTTTGCGGATTGCGAACGTGTTTCACGCGGGGGACGGGAATTTGCACCCGCTGATTTGTTACGATTCACGTGTGCCGGGTGAGACGGAGTTGGCATTGGAAACGGGATCGAAAATTTTGAAAATCTGTGTAGACGCAGGCGGTACCATTTCTGGTGAACACGGTATTGGAATTGAGAAAATAGAGGATATGAACTACTTGTATACAAAGCACGACCTTGATGCGCAAATTTCGGTCCGATCCGTTTTTAACCCGCGAGACTTATGCAACTCCGGCAAATTAATTCCGCACCCGTCCAAATGTGCCGAAGTGCGGCAGGCTCAGCAAGTCATCAAAGAAAACGGGCATATATTTGACACACTGCCCGACCAGACGACCTTTTCTTCCTAA
- a CDS encoding (Fe-S)-binding protein yields MGQSEPKILRMANEMSSFKWEDAPQEDLYSVCVHCGFCLEVCPTYLETGDENESPRGRVYVIKEADKGNLELDEAVTGPVENCLDCRACETVCPSGVQVGSLIEQTRGQIYFQNQEMTNQSSGGTPAKRTLEKLFLRGIFPHPKRLRSIGKLTRLYQRSGLKYVVDKTGLAQMLPKHLQEMQAVMPSVEAKFALESLPPVIEAEGTRKATAMLFTGCVMDVMFSKINKATARVCTKNGIEVHVPKRQVCCGALQVHAGDRVQARKLARTNIDVFFQSGVDYVVINAAGCGSSMKEYAELFRDDPEYRHKAEKFSESVKDISELLIQVGLRPPQGRVERDITYQDACHLCHAQKIRAQPRQVLQSIPGLNLIEMSESDYCCGSAGIYNFTHPDMSGKLLNRKMGNIPSDVDGIAVGNPGCMMQLKVGAYRQGMSLEVLHTIELLDLAYQKEESRVERY; encoded by the coding sequence ATGGGGCAAAGCGAACCTAAAATCCTAAGGATGGCAAACGAAATGTCTTCTTTTAAATGGGAAGATGCCCCGCAGGAAGACTTGTATTCGGTTTGTGTTCACTGTGGCTTTTGCCTTGAAGTCTGTCCAACCTATCTGGAGACAGGGGATGAAAACGAGTCACCCCGGGGACGCGTATATGTCATTAAGGAAGCGGACAAAGGAAATCTTGAGTTGGATGAAGCGGTTACGGGTCCCGTTGAAAATTGCCTGGATTGTCGAGCCTGTGAAACCGTTTGCCCGTCTGGTGTGCAAGTGGGTTCCCTGATTGAGCAGACACGTGGACAAATCTATTTTCAAAACCAGGAGATGACGAACCAGTCTAGCGGCGGCACGCCTGCGAAACGGACTCTTGAAAAGTTGTTTCTTCGCGGGATTTTCCCTCATCCCAAGCGCCTGCGAAGCATCGGAAAGCTCACCCGTCTTTACCAACGCTCAGGGTTGAAGTATGTAGTTGATAAAACTGGTCTCGCTCAGATGCTGCCGAAACACCTACAGGAAATGCAGGCCGTTATGCCATCGGTAGAAGCAAAGTTTGCTTTGGAATCCTTGCCCCCTGTAATCGAAGCCGAAGGAACAAGGAAAGCCACTGCAATGCTGTTTACGGGATGCGTCATGGATGTCATGTTCTCAAAAATTAATAAAGCTACGGCACGGGTTTGTACGAAAAACGGAATTGAAGTTCATGTTCCAAAAAGACAGGTTTGTTGCGGTGCGTTGCAGGTGCATGCAGGCGATCGCGTTCAGGCACGTAAATTGGCACGAACAAACATTGACGTGTTTTTTCAATCCGGCGTGGATTATGTCGTTATCAACGCGGCGGGATGCGGTTCTTCCATGAAGGAATACGCTGAGTTGTTCCGTGATGATCCAGAGTACCGCCACAAGGCTGAAAAATTCTCAGAGAGTGTAAAAGACATTTCGGAATTATTGATCCAAGTAGGACTGCGTCCGCCTCAAGGACGCGTAGAACGGGACATCACATACCAGGATGCGTGCCACTTGTGTCACGCTCAGAAAATCCGTGCACAACCGCGGCAAGTGTTGCAGTCCATACCTGGGTTAAATCTGATAGAAATGTCGGAATCGGATTACTGCTGCGGCAGCGCAGGAATTTATAATTTCACCCATCCTGACATGTCTGGGAAACTCTTGAACCGGAAAATGGGGAACATCCCTAGTGATGTTGACGGTATTGCTGTCGGGAACCCTGGTTGCATGATGCAGCTAAAGGTTGGAGCGTACCGGCAAGGAATGAGCTTGGAGGTTCTTCATACAATTGAACTGCTTGACCTTGCCTATCAAAAGGAGGAGAGCAGAGTTGAACGATACTGA
- a CDS encoding FAD-binding oxidoreductase: MLITAGDVQPDYIRDKLCAFVASEDVTFDLNLGAGVTGQRKPVVVVSPRDEQQASDVLRLSSEQHWHTLPLGGGTHMGAAGVPDTVDVALSTRHINRIIDYSPADMVVTAGAGVLLSDLQEELSKHQQMLPIDPVCQAQSTIGGSVAVGAGGPMQSHYGAIRDMTVGMRVVYPDGRMIKAGSKVVKNVAGYDMTKLFVGSYGTLAFLSEISFKLRPLPLYQTLLVASGSLEAGAEYLRRIVHSSLVPSRVEALSGPYTFIPAGNEEWHFAVDCHEDRLASEYQVNALNVMARDLGMVCVTYTAGATDEFWMQYHDYLRPSTLVVRYSVPPVNIMMVSQQIRVKMQALSAVSELSVSGPRGVGRLFAKDFSPDTELEVVQVIRQVVQEYEGVAVVERGSLELRSAIDEFGTERQDFRLMYGIKQTIDPQGIMSRGRLRGIEQWGKANLKS, from the coding sequence GTGCTGATTACGGCTGGAGATGTTCAACCAGACTACATTCGGGATAAACTCTGCGCTTTTGTTGCCTCCGAAGACGTGACTTTTGACTTGAATTTGGGGGCGGGTGTCACTGGTCAAAGAAAACCTGTAGTTGTTGTCAGTCCACGTGATGAGCAGCAGGCTTCGGATGTTCTTCGGTTATCCAGTGAACAGCATTGGCACACTCTACCCCTAGGCGGCGGAACTCACATGGGCGCTGCCGGTGTCCCTGATACAGTTGATGTGGCTCTTTCAACCAGGCATATAAATCGAATTATCGATTACTCACCAGCGGACATGGTTGTTACCGCAGGGGCTGGTGTCCTGTTGTCTGATTTACAGGAGGAACTTTCCAAGCATCAGCAAATGCTTCCTATCGATCCCGTTTGTCAGGCACAATCTACTATCGGCGGCAGTGTGGCTGTTGGAGCTGGCGGACCCATGCAATCTCACTATGGAGCGATACGGGACATGACAGTGGGAATGCGCGTGGTATACCCGGACGGGCGCATGATTAAGGCGGGTAGTAAGGTCGTCAAAAACGTAGCTGGCTACGACATGACCAAGCTGTTTGTCGGCTCATATGGAACGCTCGCATTTCTATCGGAAATTTCTTTCAAACTGCGTCCATTACCTCTTTATCAAACGTTACTAGTCGCGTCAGGCAGTCTTGAGGCAGGGGCAGAGTATCTGCGGCGAATTGTCCATTCGAGCCTCGTCCCGAGCCGGGTCGAGGCACTGAGCGGTCCCTATACATTCATACCTGCTGGAAACGAGGAGTGGCATTTTGCTGTGGATTGCCATGAAGACCGGTTGGCCAGTGAATACCAAGTCAATGCACTGAACGTTATGGCCCGCGACCTAGGCATGGTTTGTGTGACGTACACTGCTGGCGCGACAGATGAGTTCTGGATGCAATATCACGACTACCTCCGCCCTTCTACACTTGTTGTTCGTTATTCTGTACCCCCGGTAAACATCATGATGGTTTCCCAGCAGATCCGCGTCAAGATGCAAGCACTGAGTGCTGTCTCCGAACTTTCTGTGAGCGGACCGAGGGGAGTTGGGAGACTTTTTGCCAAGGACTTCTCTCCGGATACAGAGTTGGAGGTTGTCCAGGTCATTCGTCAGGTCGTGCAAGAATATGAGGGAGTTGCTGTTGTTGAAAGAGGTTCTTTGGAGTTGAGGTCCGCAATCGACGAGTTTGGAACCGAGCGACAGGACTTTCGATTAATGTACGGTATTAAGCAAACCATTGACCCGCAAGGAATCATGAGTAGAGGTCGATTGAGGGGGATTGAACAATGGGGCAAAGCGAACCTAAAATCCTAA
- a CDS encoding ABC transporter ATP-binding protein, with translation MQVDSLFLLRGNQPVVKDVSFSIDAGEIVGLIGPNGAGKSSTIGGILGFDPIHKGFIQVQNFTASNKSSLPADAKSLIAYIPEQPMYYSDLTLMEHFEWKQRLWRTYRRDTASEKLPTLIEEFTLGPHLQKFPHQCSKGTLQKLMVVSALMFPFDVLVIDEPFIGLDILAIRQLKLHIEAARQEGAAVLISTHVLDAAEKMCSKFVMLYEGSVFAKGTLQELMTLAESDDADLENLFVTLVSNRQLNADEKEMESL, from the coding sequence GTGCAGGTCGATTCACTTTTTCTATTGCGCGGCAATCAACCTGTTGTCAAGGATGTTTCCTTTTCCATCGACGCTGGTGAGATTGTTGGTTTGATTGGGCCGAACGGTGCTGGAAAAAGCTCCACTATTGGGGGCATCCTCGGGTTTGATCCTATTCACAAAGGATTCATCCAAGTACAAAATTTTACGGCCAGCAACAAATCATCGCTCCCCGCGGATGCAAAATCTCTCATTGCATACATCCCTGAGCAACCCATGTACTACTCAGATTTAACCCTGATGGAACACTTTGAATGGAAGCAAAGATTATGGAGAACATACCGTCGGGACACCGCAAGCGAGAAACTCCCTACATTAATAGAAGAGTTTACCCTGGGGCCGCACCTGCAGAAATTTCCTCATCAATGTTCAAAGGGAACCCTGCAAAAATTAATGGTCGTATCCGCACTGATGTTTCCCTTTGATGTGCTGGTCATTGACGAGCCGTTTATCGGGCTTGATATTCTTGCGATACGGCAGCTCAAGCTTCACATTGAAGCCGCAAGACAGGAAGGAGCCGCTGTTCTTATCTCCACCCACGTGCTGGATGCGGCGGAGAAGATGTGTTCGAAGTTTGTTATGCTCTACGAGGGATCCGTTTTTGCCAAGGGAACTTTGCAAGAGTTAATGACCCTCGCAGAATCCGATGATGCGGATCTGGAGAATCTGTTTGTCACGCTTGTTTCAAATCGACAACTCAATGCTGATGAGAAGGAGATGGAATCACTGTGA
- a CDS encoding zinc-binding alcohol dehydrogenase family protein, which yields MNLMKSVVLTPAGELVDSEIERPSVSGRDLLIRVQAVAVNPVDTIQQPNSAGPRVLGWDAAGEVVSVGADCTLFQPGDEVYYAGDITRKGANSEYHLVDERIVGRKPASLSFADAAALPLTSITAWEGMFHRIGIDPFDTNKGKTILIIGAAGGVGSIATQLANEAGLTVVGTASRQASSEWALEHGAHHVINHAEDFAPQLQELGIQQVDYAFCLNVVNENWDNMLNVVAPQGRVCTILPPMAPLDFRAMADKTITWSIEAMFARPKHQTEDMDEQHKLLNHLSTWIDQGKIKSTKNTLLSPISATNLQEAYRQLNSKRTIGKIVLEGFR from the coding sequence ATGAATTTGATGAAATCAGTCGTCCTTACCCCAGCAGGAGAGTTGGTGGACTCAGAGATAGAGAGACCCTCTGTCAGCGGACGGGACCTTTTAATTCGCGTTCAAGCAGTGGCCGTCAATCCGGTGGACACCATTCAGCAACCGAACAGTGCAGGGCCTCGAGTGTTGGGATGGGATGCAGCAGGAGAGGTTGTCTCAGTCGGGGCAGATTGCACGCTCTTTCAGCCCGGCGACGAAGTGTACTACGCTGGGGACATCACCCGCAAAGGAGCCAATAGTGAATACCACTTGGTGGATGAACGCATTGTAGGCCGAAAACCTGCTTCTTTGTCCTTCGCCGACGCAGCAGCACTGCCTTTAACCAGTATTACTGCGTGGGAGGGCATGTTCCATCGAATCGGTATTGACCCATTCGACACAAACAAAGGAAAAACAATTCTCATTATCGGCGCGGCCGGTGGCGTCGGTTCCATTGCAACGCAACTTGCAAACGAAGCTGGACTGACCGTCGTTGGAACAGCCTCTCGGCAAGCATCGTCAGAATGGGCGCTTGAACACGGGGCTCATCACGTCATCAATCATGCTGAAGACTTTGCCCCGCAATTGCAAGAACTGGGAATCCAGCAGGTCGATTACGCATTTTGCCTCAATGTGGTGAACGAGAATTGGGATAATATGCTGAACGTGGTTGCCCCTCAAGGGCGTGTTTGTACGATTCTTCCGCCCATGGCTCCGCTAGACTTTCGAGCCATGGCTGATAAAACAATTACCTGGTCGATTGAAGCCATGTTTGCGAGACCCAAACACCAGACTGAAGATATGGACGAACAGCACAAACTGTTGAATCACCTTTCAACGTGGATTGACCAAGGAAAAATCAAGTCAACGAAGAACACATTACTCTCGCCAATTAGTGCGACCAACCTTCAAGAGGCATATCGTCAACTCAACTCAAAGCGAACCATCGGTAAAATTGTTTTGGAGGGATTCAGGTAG
- a CDS encoding ROK family transcriptional regulator: MIRTGDQRFIKELNKSITINLIRRKSPISRSQISVESGLNKATVSSLIDELIADGLVVELGPGHSSVGRRPVMLGFNGTAGYTIGVELGIDYVRALTTDLAGNVVLSEETGAPSSTNVQDVVAALASLIQRISSRTPSSSLGIIGVGIGVPGLVDFTNGMVLNAPNLGWANVPLKSYLETHLDIPIYIDNEANTGALAEHMFGRGKQISNFVYLSIATGIGTGIIINGNLVRGSEGTAGEFGHMVLETQGLRCSCGNRGCLEMYASEKALVAKYQQISGESLPTHDILARLAQGDAFAFQAIQAIAQYLGVGINNIVNALNPDLVLIGNRMSAAGNWLIPQIEQIVGRASLRTPPSRVKVEVASLGRDATAVGAGALVINEYFAGPIQ, encoded by the coding sequence ATGATTCGTACAGGCGACCAAAGATTCATCAAAGAATTAAACAAATCCATTACGATTAATCTCATTCGTCGAAAGAGTCCGATTTCACGGTCCCAAATTTCTGTTGAAAGCGGCTTAAACAAGGCGACTGTTTCCTCTCTGATTGACGAGTTGATTGCGGACGGGCTGGTCGTGGAATTAGGGCCCGGCCACTCTTCTGTCGGCAGACGGCCTGTTATGCTCGGCTTCAACGGGACCGCAGGATACACCATCGGCGTTGAACTGGGAATCGATTACGTTCGCGCGCTGACAACAGATTTAGCGGGAAATGTGGTCTTATCTGAGGAAACGGGAGCCCCTTCCTCTACCAACGTTCAAGATGTGGTAGCTGCATTGGCATCCCTGATTCAACGTATAAGTTCCAGAACCCCTTCCTCTAGCCTCGGAATCATAGGGGTTGGTATTGGTGTACCTGGACTCGTCGATTTCACCAATGGAATGGTACTGAACGCACCCAATCTGGGCTGGGCCAATGTGCCGCTAAAATCCTATTTGGAAACCCACCTTGACATCCCCATCTATATTGATAACGAAGCCAATACTGGTGCTTTGGCTGAGCACATGTTCGGCCGCGGAAAGCAGATATCAAATTTTGTCTACTTAAGCATTGCTACGGGCATTGGGACTGGCATTATTATTAACGGTAACCTGGTTCGCGGGAGTGAAGGGACTGCCGGTGAATTTGGTCACATGGTGTTGGAAACGCAGGGTTTGCGATGCTCCTGCGGTAATCGAGGGTGTTTAGAAATGTACGCGTCAGAAAAGGCTTTGGTTGCAAAATACCAGCAAATATCTGGGGAAAGCTTGCCTACCCATGATATTCTCGCTCGCTTGGCGCAGGGAGATGCCTTTGCATTCCAAGCCATTCAAGCCATTGCTCAATATCTTGGAGTCGGCATCAACAATATTGTAAACGCCTTGAATCCAGATTTAGTTCTAATTGGAAATCGCATGAGTGCAGCAGGAAACTGGCTTATCCCCCAAATTGAACAAATCGTGGGAAGAGCCTCGCTGCGAACGCCACCCTCACGAGTAAAGGTTGAGGTGGCGTCGCTTGGGCGGGATGCTACAGCAGTAGGTGCCGGTGCGCTTGTTATAAACGAATACTTTGCGGGACCGATTCAGTGA
- a CDS encoding aldose 1-epimerase encodes MNARVQAYKTYFYDLPAISLKWNQYEVVVLPENGGNLVSFADKEREFRFLHEPDKDNLKAFYDYPYHYGIPVLLPPNRYDAGQFTWNNDTYQMPVTEPEKNTHLHGFLYDATWAVEEYGVTAGEAFITLVQRVAKGHPMYTYWPHEFTLRLRYALNSWGLSQHVMLRNDGDKPMPRLFGLHTAINAPFAKNAAASDYLIKVTVGDRWNLDKRGLPDGGFTGLSEHDIDLKTKGMYPFVTPMDNHYTACAQNGHNRMELHDRKNNVTLVYDVSTEFKQWMIWNNEGNEGFICAEPQVNVVNAPNLELDNERRALYSLEPREVWETVSRLYCK; translated from the coding sequence ATGAATGCCAGAGTACAGGCATACAAAACGTATTTTTATGACTTACCTGCCATTTCCCTAAAGTGGAATCAATATGAGGTCGTTGTGCTGCCCGAGAACGGCGGCAATCTTGTGTCTTTCGCCGACAAGGAACGAGAATTTCGGTTTCTTCATGAACCGGATAAGGATAACCTAAAAGCCTTTTATGACTACCCTTATCATTACGGCATCCCGGTTTTACTACCACCAAATAGATATGACGCCGGTCAGTTTACCTGGAACAATGACACGTATCAAATGCCCGTTACTGAACCAGAAAAAAACACTCATCTTCACGGGTTTTTATACGATGCAACTTGGGCCGTGGAGGAATACGGGGTGACGGCTGGGGAGGCCTTTATCACTCTGGTCCAACGAGTAGCTAAGGGGCATCCCATGTACACCTATTGGCCCCACGAATTTACCCTTCGGCTTCGGTATGCATTGAATAGTTGGGGACTGTCTCAGCATGTCATGTTGCGCAATGATGGCGACAAGCCAATGCCCCGCCTGTTTGGATTGCACACAGCGATAAATGCGCCGTTTGCTAAGAATGCTGCGGCTTCGGACTATCTAATTAAAGTAACAGTTGGAGACAGGTGGAACCTTGACAAACGAGGGTTGCCGGACGGAGGCTTTACTGGGTTGTCGGAACATGATATCGACTTGAAAACCAAGGGTATGTACCCCTTTGTTACTCCCATGGACAATCACTACACAGCGTGCGCGCAAAACGGGCACAATCGGATGGAATTGCATGACAGAAAAAACAATGTCACTCTTGTTTATGATGTGAGTACCGAATTCAAACAGTGGATGATCTGGAATAACGAGGGGAACGAAGGGTTCATTTGTGCTGAACCCCAGGTAAATGTGGTCAATGCTCCCAATCTGGAGCTGGACAATGAAAGACGAGCACTGTACTCGTTGGAGCCAAGGGAAGTATGGGAAACCGTAAGTCGGCTTTACTGTAAGTAA
- a CDS encoding glycosyltransferase family 2 protein, whose amino-acid sequence MFAVVLHVIQYVLLFFWGYWLFIGLFGFGKAKKMPDSAPATRFALFVPAHNEERVVYNLLDNLNHLDYPKHMYDVFLIADNCTDDTALIGHKANVHVLEHFSEKDEPKGKPYAIKYAIDELGDRLMQDYDAIAIFDADNLVSLNYLQTMNNHVVRGDQLIQCYLDSKNPNDNWITLSYATSYYYMNRSWQLAKSRLRLGNALGGTGFCLTTELLQKIGWTARSLTEDLEFTMQSLLHGDYAKWNHFARVYDEKPEGFVASAIQRLRWARGHWDVCFHYVGPLLLRSFLRFDIRAFDGAMYLLNPGKIVLGSLTSLLILTKWLINVHAINLHIKAVHHILPIWIWIGALSFNLAYISFGVILDSGRRINLVKAIASVFVFNYTYIPLFIWGFFTARNKTWKRTDHTRDILINDVHQLDGVIPSSAENNPEHTEIHQRTPSSQAPNPE is encoded by the coding sequence ATGTTTGCGGTTGTACTTCACGTAATTCAGTACGTCTTGTTGTTCTTCTGGGGATATTGGCTCTTCATTGGCCTGTTTGGCTTTGGTAAAGCCAAGAAAATGCCAGATAGTGCACCGGCTACACGTTTTGCATTGTTCGTCCCAGCCCATAACGAAGAGAGAGTCGTTTACAATCTCCTGGATAACCTCAATCACCTTGATTACCCGAAGCACATGTATGACGTGTTTCTCATTGCCGATAATTGTACCGACGATACAGCGTTAATCGGACATAAGGCAAATGTCCATGTATTAGAACACTTCTCCGAGAAGGATGAGCCAAAAGGCAAGCCTTATGCGATTAAGTACGCGATTGACGAGCTCGGAGACCGCCTCATGCAAGACTACGATGCGATAGCCATCTTTGATGCAGACAACCTCGTATCACTGAACTACTTGCAGACGATGAATAACCACGTTGTTCGCGGCGACCAACTGATTCAGTGTTACTTGGACTCCAAAAATCCTAATGATAACTGGATTACCTTGTCATACGCTACATCGTATTACTACATGAATCGGTCTTGGCAACTAGCCAAATCACGCTTGAGATTAGGTAACGCCTTGGGCGGCACCGGCTTTTGTTTAACCACGGAACTACTGCAGAAAATTGGTTGGACGGCTCGCTCTCTGACTGAAGACCTTGAATTCACGATGCAATCCCTGTTGCACGGTGACTATGCAAAATGGAACCATTTTGCACGTGTATACGATGAAAAACCAGAGGGATTCGTCGCTTCTGCAATTCAAAGACTGCGCTGGGCCAGAGGGCATTGGGACGTGTGCTTTCACTATGTGGGTCCCCTCCTCTTAAGGTCATTCCTGCGCTTCGACATCCGGGCCTTTGATGGAGCCATGTACCTTCTAAATCCAGGCAAAATAGTCCTTGGCAGTCTCACTTCCTTGCTGATTCTGACAAAGTGGCTGATAAATGTACATGCTATAAATCTCCACATTAAAGCCGTTCACCACATTCTGCCGATTTGGATTTGGATTGGGGCTTTGAGCTTTAACCTTGCTTATATTTCGTTTGGAGTCATTTTGGACTCTGGACGAAGAATCAATCTGGTCAAAGCCATTGCCAGTGTATTTGTATTCAACTACACATACATTCCACTCTTCATCTGGGGCTTCTTTACGGCAAGAAATAAGACGTGGAAACGTACCGATCACACGAGAGATATCCTTATTAATGACGTTCATCAGCTCGATGGCGTTATACCGAGCAGCGCAGAAAACAACCCTGAACATACTGAGATCCACCAGCGAACACCTTCGTCTCAGGCACCAAACCCGGAGTAG